The nucleotide window TGACTGATTAAGTTTTGTATCTTTGTACTCTAAAATTACAAAAAGTAAGCTATGGGTATATTTAACAATATGTTTGGAAAAAATGATAAAGACAATGCTAAGTCTGAAAAAAAGACATATTTAAATTGGATTCCTTTAACAGATATTTCTCAATTAGATGAAATTAAACAGATTTCTAAAACAGAATCCGTTTTAATTTTCAAACATTCTACAAGATGTGGAATTAGTAGTATGGTTATTAAACAATTTGAAAAGCTTTTTCAAGAAGAGCATCAAAATTTAAAAGTTTATTATTTAGATTTATTGAGGTATAGAGATATTTCTGATGAAGTGGGTTACACTTTTCAAGTTATGCATCAATCTCCACAACTTATTGTTGTTAAAAATGAAGTTTCTGTATTTAATGCCTCTCATTATGAAATAACTTTAGCAGATTTAACCAAATTTGTATAGTGAAACTTGCATTAAACCTTATTTAAGTCTTACTTTTGTATCTTAAATTTTTAAAATTTTGGCAGAAAACAGTACTTCAGAAAAGATTGTAGGTAAAGAACTATATGGATATCAAAAAGATGCACTTCAAGAAATTTTTCAAAGGTTTGAAAGTGCACCTAAAGATTATCACTTATTATATCAATTACCAACTGGAGGTGGAAAAACTGTAATCTTCTCAGAAATTGTAAGACGTTATATTAAGACCTTTAAAAAGAAGGTTTTAGTGCTTACCCATAGAATTGAATTAAGTAAACAAACTTCTAGAATGTTAAAGGAGTTTGGTGTACGTAATAAAATTATAAACTCAACTGCAAAACTAGATGATCAGCATGATTTTGAATGTTTTGTTGCCATGGTTGAGACTTTAAAGAATCGTTTAAATGATGAAAAACTAGATATTTCTGATATTGGTTTAGTAATTGTTGATGAGGCTCACTATAATTCTTTTACTAAAATATTTAAGTTTTTTAATGATTCTTTTATTCTTGGAGTAACAGCAACACCTTTAAGTTCTAACATTAAATTACCAATGTATGAGAACTATCAAGAATTATTTGTAGGTGAATCTATTCAAGATTTAATAGATAATGGCTATTTAGCAAGAGCTAATATGTATTCTTATAATGTTGGTTTAACATCATTAGAAGTTGGGGCTAATGGAGATTATACAGTAAAGTCTTCTGAAGATCTTTATACTAATACAGACATGCTTACCAAGCTTGTTTCTGCATATGAAGAAACTGCAAAAGGTAAAAAGACCTTAATATTCAATAATGGTATTAATACCTCTATTCAGGTGTTTCATGCATTTAAAAAGGCAGGTTACCCAATTGCACACTTAGATAACACCAATACCAAAAAAGAACGTGAATTAATTTTAAAATGGTTTCATAAAACACCAAATGCAATTATTACCTCTGTTAGTATTTTAACTACAGGTTTCGATGAGCCTAGTATTGAGGCTATTATTTTAAATAGAGCAACAAAGTCATTGACACTTTATTATCAAATGATTGGTCGTGGTTCGCGTATTTTTGGCGATAAGAATACTTTTGATGTTGTAGATTTAGGAAACAACTTCTATAGA belongs to Polaribacter dokdonensis and includes:
- the ytxJ gene encoding bacillithiol system redox-active protein YtxJ; this encodes MGIFNNMFGKNDKDNAKSEKKTYLNWIPLTDISQLDEIKQISKTESVLIFKHSTRCGISSMVIKQFEKLFQEEHQNLKVYYLDLLRYRDISDEVGYTFQVMHQSPQLIVVKNEVSVFNASHYEITLADLTKFV
- a CDS encoding DEAD/DEAH box helicase; the encoded protein is MAENSTSEKIVGKELYGYQKDALQEIFQRFESAPKDYHLLYQLPTGGGKTVIFSEIVRRYIKTFKKKVLVLTHRIELSKQTSRMLKEFGVRNKIINSTAKLDDQHDFECFVAMVETLKNRLNDEKLDISDIGLVIVDEAHYNSFTKIFKFFNDSFILGVTATPLSSNIKLPMYENYQELFVGESIQDLIDNGYLARANMYSYNVGLTSLEVGANGDYTVKSSEDLYTNTDMLTKLVSAYEETAKGKKTLIFNNGINTSIQVFHAFKKAGYPIAHLDNTNTKKERELILKWFHKTPNAIITSVSILTTGFDEPSIEAIILNRATKSLTLYYQMIGRGSRIFGDKNTFDVVDLGNNFYRFGPWGADLDWQKMFRAPDYYLNAILSDEEIESTFRYELPADVKKEFANSEDTYFDMKAVYIDTIRSGESSKRVLEKSIAHHAKMCIENSEDVFDALILAKMLGEEIDDRINRYAKCISKSTHNFVTWLKDDYRKKLNSYLRENFDEEYEKIFGHPPIEE